A section of the Gemmatimonadota bacterium genome encodes:
- the hisN gene encoding histidinol-phosphatase: MADPVPTMRHDPEVLGLMEAAEAFARHAGEVTLRWFGGMVRADTKGDGTPVTEADREAERTLRADIEQRYPSHGILGEEFGETRPDAEVRWIVDPIDGTKSFMHGVPLYGVLIGIERRGEPVVGVAHFPALDETVVAGSGLGCWWNGSPAHVSGVGAISDALVLTTDAPTILSGPVGPGWAALQSAARFTRTWGDCYGHVLVATGRADVMVDPILSAWDAAPLLTIVREAGGRFTSLDGVETIHGGSGVSSNGPLHDAVLKRLRAPG; this comes from the coding sequence GTGGCTGATCCGGTGCCGACGATGCGTCACGACCCGGAGGTCCTCGGCCTCATGGAGGCCGCCGAAGCGTTCGCCCGCCACGCCGGCGAGGTGACGCTGCGCTGGTTCGGTGGGATGGTGCGGGCGGACACCAAGGGGGACGGCACGCCCGTGACCGAGGCGGACCGCGAGGCCGAGCGGACCCTGCGGGCCGACATCGAGCAGCGCTATCCCAGCCACGGCATCCTGGGCGAGGAGTTCGGGGAGACCCGCCCGGACGCGGAGGTCCGCTGGATCGTCGACCCCATCGACGGCACGAAGTCCTTCATGCACGGCGTGCCGCTCTACGGCGTGCTGATCGGCATCGAGCGGCGCGGCGAGCCCGTGGTGGGAGTGGCCCATTTCCCCGCGCTCGACGAGACCGTCGTGGCCGGGTCGGGGCTGGGTTGCTGGTGGAACGGCAGCCCCGCCCACGTCTCGGGGGTGGGCGCCATCTCCGACGCGCTGGTGCTCACGACCGACGCCCCCACCATCCTGAGCGGGCCGGTCGGTCCCGGGTGGGCGGCCCTGCAGAGCGCCGCGCGCTTCACGCGCACCTGGGGGGACTGCTACGGGCACGTGCTGGTGGCCACCGGACGGGCGGACGTGATGGTCGATCCCATCCTGTCCGCCTGGGACGCCGCTCCGCTGCTCACGATCGTCCGGGAGGCCGGGGGTCGTTTCACGAGCCTCGACGGTGTGGAGACCATCCACGGCGGATCGGGGGTGTCCAGCAACGGACCGCTGCACGACGCGGTTCTGAAGAGGCTGCGGGCGCCAGGCTGA
- a CDS encoding DUF3341 domain-containing protein produces the protein MSASSVLASFNEVDATVGAIERLRAAGFKKLTAYAPFPEHHIEHALGYKESPVRVFTLVGGLTGAATGFGFTMFSQMDWPLVTGGKPIFSIPAYVVIAFELTILFGALSTLIGLFALMKLPRFRSPVVYDAELSSGRFGVLVEAPPDRIAEARRILEEARPALLEATP, from the coding sequence ATGAGTGCTTCGAGCGTTCTCGCGAGCTTCAACGAGGTCGACGCCACCGTCGGCGCCATCGAGCGCCTGCGGGCGGCCGGCTTCAAGAAGCTCACCGCCTATGCGCCGTTCCCGGAGCACCACATCGAGCACGCCCTGGGCTACAAGGAGAGCCCGGTGCGCGTCTTCACGCTCGTCGGGGGTCTCACCGGAGCGGCCACGGGCTTCGGCTTCACCATGTTCTCGCAGATGGACTGGCCGCTCGTCACGGGGGGCAAGCCCATCTTCTCCATCCCGGCCTACGTGGTCATCGCGTTCGAGCTCACCATCCTGTTCGGCGCGCTCTCCACGTTGATCGGGCTCTTCGCCCTGATGAAGCTGCCGCGCTTCCGCTCCCCGGTCGTCTACGACGCGGAGCTGTCCAGCGGCCGCTTCGGCGTGTTGGTGGAAGCGCCGCCCGACCGGATCGCGGAGGCACGCCGCATCCTGGAGGAGGCGCGTCCCGCCCTGCTCGAGGCCACTCCATGA
- the nrfD gene encoding NrfD/PsrC family molybdoenzyme membrane anchor subunit has translation MAIDQATRRGALTHPDVTSYSQVNRDILKMMSKPGPGWWALLVVAILGIGLFFGSWGNQMVQGIGVSGLNNPVGWGVYITTFVFWVGIAHSGTLISAILFLFRAPWRQSIYRAAEAMTVFAVMTAGLFPLIHVGRVWLAYWLIPYPNSRFLWPNFRSPLVWDVFAVTTYFTVSATFFFLGTIPDLASARDAATGLRKKFYAAVSLGWRGTDREWHHFSKAYIYLAALATPLVLSVHSVVSWDFAMSIVPGWHATIFAPYFVAGAIFSGVAMVITIVVPLRKIFGLEAYLTVKHFDAMAKLCLLTGLIVFYAYLTEFFMAWYSGEEVERTAFWNRLFGHYWWATWTMLVCNGFIPVLLWFKRVRHSIAALFVITLFINIGMWFERYVIIVTSLSHEYEPFAWGVYRPSLTEMGILIGSFCWFGFWMLLFTRLLPPVAIAELKEVLPAPMRSKEGAH, from the coding sequence ATGGCCATCGACCAAGCCACCCGCCGCGGTGCCCTGACCCACCCCGACGTCACGTCGTACAGTCAGGTCAATCGCGACATCCTGAAGATGATGTCCAAGCCCGGTCCGGGCTGGTGGGCATTGCTCGTCGTCGCGATCCTCGGGATCGGGCTGTTCTTCGGTTCCTGGGGCAACCAGATGGTCCAGGGGATCGGCGTCAGCGGCCTGAACAACCCGGTGGGATGGGGCGTCTACATCACCACCTTCGTGTTCTGGGTCGGTATCGCGCACTCGGGCACGCTGATCTCCGCCATCCTGTTCCTGTTCCGGGCGCCCTGGCGGCAGTCCATCTACCGCGCTGCGGAGGCCATGACGGTCTTCGCGGTGATGACGGCCGGTCTGTTCCCGCTCATCCACGTGGGGCGGGTCTGGCTGGCGTACTGGCTGATCCCCTACCCGAACTCGCGCTTCCTCTGGCCGAACTTCCGCTCCCCGCTGGTCTGGGACGTGTTCGCGGTGACCACCTACTTCACCGTGTCGGCCACGTTCTTCTTCCTGGGCACCATCCCCGACCTGGCGTCGGCGCGCGACGCCGCCACCGGGCTGCGCAAGAAGTTCTATGCGGCGGTGTCGCTGGGCTGGCGCGGCACGGACCGGGAATGGCACCACTTCTCCAAGGCCTACATCTACCTGGCCGCCCTCGCCACGCCGCTGGTGCTCTCGGTGCACTCGGTGGTGTCGTGGGACTTCGCCATGTCGATCGTGCCCGGCTGGCACGCCACCATCTTCGCGCCCTACTTCGTGGCGGGCGCCATCTTCTCGGGCGTGGCGATGGTGATCACCATCGTCGTGCCGCTCCGGAAGATCTTCGGTCTCGAGGCCTACCTGACCGTCAAGCACTTCGACGCGATGGCCAAGCTGTGCCTCCTGACCGGCCTGATCGTCTTCTACGCCTACCTCACCGAGTTCTTCATGGCGTGGTACTCGGGTGAGGAAGTGGAGCGCACCGCCTTCTGGAACCGCCTGTTCGGGCACTACTGGTGGGCCACGTGGACCATGCTGGTCTGCAACGGCTTCATCCCGGTGCTGCTCTGGTTCAAGCGGGTGCGCCATTCGATCGCGGCGCTCTTCGTCATCACGCTGTTCATCAACATCGGGATGTGGTTCGAGCGCTACGTCATCATCGTGACGTCGCTGTCGCACGAGTACGAGCCGTTCGCGTGGGGCGTCTACCGGCCCTCGCTCACCGAGATGGGCATCCTGATCGGCAGCTTCTGCTGGTTCGGCTTCTGGATGCTCCTCTTCACGCGGCTGTTGCCGCCGGTGGCCATCGCGGAGCTCAAGGAGGTCCTGCCCGCCCCGATGCGGAGCAAGGAGGGAGCGCACTGA
- a CDS encoding acyl-CoA dehydrogenase: MSSVVAPQSRPPLTSLLEDEVMFRDAVREFAESELAPRAIGMDERGALDPDLIPQLFEMGLMGIEIPEAHGGTGSTFFTSVLVVEELSRVDPAVGVLVDVQNTLVINALLRWATEEQKGRWLPRLATDTVGAYALSEAGSGSDAFALRCRAHADGDDWILDGQKLWITNGAEAGLFVVFATVDADAGYRGITAFVVERGTDGFTVGKKEDKLGIRASSTTELVFDSVRVPAANVLGEVGVGYKVAIETLNEGRIGIGAQMLGLAQGALDHTLRYVKEREQFGKPIGDFQGVQFQLADMATEIEAARLLVYNAARLKDAGESFLTQAAMAKLKASVVAQEVASTCIDLHGGYGFTREYPVEKYYRDAKIGTIYEGTTNMQLQTIAKQIMR; encoded by the coding sequence ATGTCTTCCGTCGTCGCCCCCCAGTCGCGCCCGCCGCTGACCTCCCTCCTCGAGGACGAGGTCATGTTCCGGGACGCCGTGCGCGAGTTCGCCGAGAGCGAGCTGGCGCCCCGTGCCATCGGGATGGACGAGCGGGGCGCGCTCGACCCCGACCTGATCCCCCAGCTCTTCGAGATGGGGCTCATGGGCATCGAGATCCCCGAGGCCCACGGCGGGACCGGCTCCACGTTCTTCACCTCCGTCCTGGTGGTGGAGGAGCTGTCGCGGGTGGACCCGGCCGTCGGCGTGCTGGTGGACGTCCAGAACACCCTGGTCATCAACGCCCTGCTGCGGTGGGCCACGGAGGAGCAGAAGGGCCGCTGGCTGCCGCGGCTGGCCACGGACACCGTGGGCGCCTACGCCCTCTCGGAGGCCGGGAGCGGGTCGGACGCCTTCGCGCTGCGCTGCCGCGCCCACGCGGACGGGGACGACTGGATCCTGGACGGGCAGAAGCTCTGGATCACCAACGGCGCCGAAGCCGGACTGTTCGTGGTCTTCGCCACCGTGGACGCCGACGCCGGCTACCGGGGGATCACCGCGTTCGTGGTCGAGCGGGGAACCGACGGCTTCACCGTCGGGAAGAAGGAGGACAAGCTGGGCATCCGGGCGTCGTCGACCACCGAGCTGGTCTTCGACTCCGTACGGGTTCCGGCGGCCAATGTGCTCGGAGAGGTCGGTGTGGGGTACAAGGTGGCCATCGAGACCCTGAACGAGGGCCGGATCGGGATCGGCGCCCAGATGCTGGGCCTGGCCCAGGGGGCCCTCGACCACACCCTGCGCTACGTGAAGGAGCGGGAGCAGTTCGGGAAGCCCATCGGGGACTTCCAGGGGGTGCAGTTCCAGTTGGCCGACATGGCCACGGAGATCGAGGCCGCGCGCCTGCTGGTGTACAACGCCGCACGGCTGAAGGACGCGGGGGAGTCGTTCCTGACCCAGGCGGCCATGGCGAAGCTCAAGGCGTCCGTGGTGGCCCAGGAAGTGGCCTCCACCTGCATCGACCTCCACGGCGGGTACGGCTTCACGCGGGAGTACCCGGTCGAGAAGTACTACCGGGACGCCAAGATCGGGACGATCTACGAAGGCACCACGAACATGCAGCTCCAGACCATCGCGAAGCAGATCATGCGCTGA
- a CDS encoding RNA methyltransferase → MSLLDRIAVVLVETQDVVNIGGVVRAMMNTGLTDLRLVRPVEFDPYRIEGIAHRSGDLLERARFFDTLADALAGCVFTVGTSSRGRTASRLYGRPREDAPALLEWAQQGTVALVFGREDHGLSNEDLDLCQSTLMIPTAGMRSLNLAQAVLIIAYELMLASGDAEGPLPRGRRATAPAAHEELEEMYGALREGLERVEFFKARKPESVMRTLRTILSQARMDRREARLVAGIGYEMRNYLDRHLGSPAPDGTSAASVRSSPHEDGEDPDR, encoded by the coding sequence ATGAGCCTCCTCGATCGGATCGCGGTCGTCCTGGTCGAGACCCAGGACGTGGTGAACATCGGCGGCGTGGTGCGCGCGATGATGAACACCGGTCTGACCGACCTGCGGCTCGTGCGACCGGTCGAGTTCGACCCGTACCGCATCGAGGGCATCGCCCACCGCAGTGGGGACCTGCTCGAACGGGCTCGCTTCTTCGACACGCTGGCCGACGCGCTGGCCGGGTGCGTCTTCACGGTGGGGACGTCCTCGCGGGGCCGCACCGCCTCGCGGCTCTACGGACGCCCGCGGGAGGACGCGCCCGCCCTGCTGGAGTGGGCGCAGCAGGGCACCGTGGCGCTGGTCTTCGGCCGCGAGGACCACGGGCTCTCCAACGAAGACCTCGACCTCTGCCAGTCCACCCTGATGATCCCCACCGCCGGCATGCGCAGCCTGAACCTCGCCCAGGCGGTGCTGATCATCGCCTACGAGCTCATGCTGGCGTCCGGCGACGCGGAGGGGCCCCTGCCCCGCGGGCGCCGGGCCACGGCCCCGGCCGCGCACGAGGAACTCGAGGAGATGTACGGCGCGCTGCGGGAGGGGCTCGAGCGCGTGGAGTTCTTCAAGGCCCGCAAGCCGGAGTCGGTGATGCGGACCCTGCGCACCATCCTGTCGCAGGCGCGCATGGACCGTCGCGAAGCCCGGCTCGTCGCCGGCATCGGCTACGAGATGCGCAACTACCTCGATCGCCACCTGGGTTCGCCCGCCCCGGACGGCACTTCCGCCGCCTCGGTGCGGTCCAGCCCCCACGAGGACGGGGAGGACCCCGACCGGTAG
- a CDS encoding cytochrome c, with product MTRMSHVVRRAARQVRLPLLALLLGSGVSACIPMDNLMFAIFGRSMRSQPSFDPYENTIQPPEGAVPFAAGNFPAAPGQLNIGQPEGTAIPAPVTQGDLLTRPDVVNSLTNPVAADEASLARGQVVFNRMCAPCHGVQGAGDGPTTQVGMLPMPLTSDQARGFSDGYIYSIIRVGRGLMPAYGHQVTHFDRWNVVNYVRQLQGQ from the coding sequence ATGACGCGCATGTCCCACGTGGTTCGGCGGGCCGCCCGCCAGGTCCGCCTGCCTCTCCTGGCGCTCCTGCTCGGTAGCGGCGTGTCCGCCTGCATTCCGATGGACAACCTCATGTTCGCCATCTTCGGGCGCAGCATGCGTAGCCAGCCGTCCTTCGATCCGTACGAGAACACGATCCAGCCGCCCGAAGGGGCCGTGCCGTTCGCGGCGGGGAACTTCCCGGCGGCTCCGGGCCAGCTCAACATCGGCCAGCCCGAGGGCACGGCCATCCCGGCGCCCGTGACGCAGGGAGACCTGCTCACCCGGCCGGACGTGGTGAACAGCCTCACCAATCCGGTGGCGGCCGACGAAGCCTCGCTGGCGCGCGGCCAGGTCGTGTTCAACCGCATGTGCGCTCCCTGCCACGGCGTCCAGGGTGCCGGAGACGGCCCCACGACCCAGGTGGGCATGCTGCCGATGCCGCTGACCTCCGATCAGGCCCGCGGCTTCTCGGACGGCTACATCTACTCGATCATCCGCGTCGGGCGCGGTCTGATGCCGGCGTACGGACATCAGGTCACGCACTTCGATCGCTGGAACGTCGTCAACTACGTCCGCCAGCTGCAGGGCCAGTAG
- a CDS encoding MFS transporter, giving the protein MGATRSTGLSFLFLTVLVDLVGFGIVLPLLPFYADRFGATGTEVGLLVLVYSLIQLFMAPFWGRLSDRIGRKPVLVLGLAGSAVSYVVFAFAPSLTWLYVSRILAGIGGSTIPVAEAYIADVTPPEGRAGGLGVIGAAFGLGFTIGPALGGALSGVDPVAPGLLAAVLCALNAGLALVLLRESLPPERRGAPARRHGIPRLLRLGRDPQVLTVLGVYFLFSVAWSVLQPTLSLFGAERFGFDARRAGYLFAFLGLISAGVQGGLVRRLVPRFGEARLVRLAGLPFVAGLVAIGGAGSVGVLLGGLGLLALGYGIAVPSALGLLSRRAGAGIQGGTLGLGQSAGSLARMAGPLGAGIAFDRLGVGSPYFLGAVVAAGAAALALSLAQPRAERSAGEPVRA; this is encoded by the coding sequence GTGGGCGCAACACGGAGCACCGGCCTGTCCTTCCTCTTCCTCACGGTCCTCGTCGATCTCGTCGGCTTCGGGATCGTCCTCCCCCTCCTGCCGTTCTACGCGGATCGCTTCGGCGCCACCGGCACCGAGGTGGGGCTGCTCGTCCTGGTCTATTCGCTCATCCAGCTCTTCATGGCCCCGTTCTGGGGTCGGCTCTCGGACCGCATCGGGCGCAAGCCCGTCCTGGTCCTCGGGCTGGCGGGCTCGGCGGTCTCCTACGTGGTGTTCGCCTTCGCGCCCTCGCTGACCTGGCTCTACGTGTCCCGCATCCTGGCGGGGATCGGGGGTTCGACCATCCCGGTGGCCGAAGCCTACATCGCCGACGTGACGCCCCCCGAAGGTCGGGCTGGCGGCCTGGGGGTGATCGGCGCGGCGTTCGGGTTGGGCTTCACCATCGGCCCGGCTCTGGGTGGCGCGCTGTCGGGGGTGGATCCGGTCGCACCCGGCCTCCTGGCGGCGGTGCTCTGCGCGCTCAACGCCGGCCTGGCGCTCGTCCTGCTGCGGGAATCCCTCCCGCCCGAACGCCGCGGCGCTCCGGCCCGGCGCCATGGCATCCCCCGCCTGCTCCGGCTGGGACGGGACCCCCAGGTCCTCACGGTCCTCGGGGTCTACTTCCTCTTCAGCGTGGCCTGGTCCGTCCTGCAGCCCACCCTGTCGCTGTTCGGCGCCGAGCGCTTCGGGTTCGACGCCCGACGCGCCGGCTACCTCTTCGCGTTCCTGGGCCTGATCTCGGCCGGCGTCCAGGGCGGGCTCGTGCGTCGGCTGGTCCCCCGCTTCGGAGAGGCCCGCCTGGTGCGCCTGGCCGGTCTTCCCTTCGTGGCCGGCCTGGTCGCGATCGGGGGCGCGGGCTCGGTCGGGGTGCTCCTCGGAGGGCTGGGGCTCCTGGCGCTGGGGTACGGCATCGCGGTCCCGAGCGCGCTCGGGCTGCTCAGCCGACGGGCCGGAGCGGGCATCCAGGGAGGCACCCTGGGGTTGGGGCAGAGCGCGGGCTCGCTGGCCCGCATGGCCGGCCCGCTCGGGGCCGGCATCGCCTTCGACCGGCTGGGCGTGGGCTCCCCGTATTTCCTGGGCGCCGTGGTGGCGGCGGGCGCGGCGGCGCTGGCCCTGAGCCTGGCGCAACCGCGCGCCGAGCGCAGCGCGGGCGAACCCGTCCGGGCATGA
- a CDS encoding diguanylate cyclase has translation MTRDRPRIQQADLSERYRVLLDIGNTLTRTLSAEELYRIIYRETARVLESAGFYISLYQEDGDLATVVFYADRGEERRVEITYRGSDSDVIRAARPTLIDDRVHAHSLLVLGERDSEITRSAISAPLRNKGRVIGAVSCQSYRPSAYSEGDLELLQGIADIAAVAVENARHISELEQRRLEAERMEELGLALTSTLDAEEVIPKVVDAVLELLRADAAALWLLEDGSARLAASGGQVPLPEGTTWEMPAEALQRLRDHTTPLRAPDPDREDPLLAELRARLDVNCAILMPLTVGERLAGALTAGRQRLLPFTNDEVHLLRRLASQASVALQNAQLHQRLQALSLTDPLTGLPNRRHLQIHLQRELAAARRGRALTLVIFDLDNFKTFNDTRGHVAGDEALRQVGRVLLREARAMNVVARYGGDEFVSVLAGSGALEGLQHAKRIAEAVDRDPYLSRHGMSLSYGISQFDRAMRTIDDIIRAADQNLYAFKSQRRRSRGTEGPRG, from the coding sequence ATGACGCGCGACCGCCCCAGGATCCAGCAGGCCGACCTCTCGGAGCGCTACCGGGTGCTCCTGGACATCGGCAACACGCTGACGCGCACGCTCAGCGCGGAAGAGCTGTACCGGATCATCTACCGCGAGACCGCGCGCGTGCTGGAGTCCGCGGGCTTCTACATCTCGCTGTACCAGGAGGACGGCGACCTGGCCACGGTCGTCTTCTACGCGGACCGGGGCGAGGAGCGGCGGGTGGAGATCACCTATCGCGGCTCCGACTCCGACGTGATCCGGGCCGCCCGGCCCACGCTCATCGACGACCGCGTGCATGCGCATTCGCTCCTGGTGTTGGGCGAGCGTGACTCCGAGATCACCCGGTCGGCCATCTCGGCGCCGCTGCGCAACAAGGGGCGGGTGATCGGGGCGGTGAGCTGCCAGAGCTACCGGCCGTCCGCCTACTCCGAGGGGGACCTCGAGCTGCTCCAGGGCATCGCCGACATCGCGGCGGTCGCGGTGGAGAACGCCCGGCACATCTCCGAGCTGGAGCAGCGACGGCTCGAGGCCGAGCGCATGGAGGAGCTGGGGCTGGCGCTGACCAGCACGCTCGACGCGGAGGAGGTGATCCCCAAGGTGGTGGACGCCGTGCTGGAGCTGCTGCGCGCAGACGCCGCGGCGCTCTGGCTGCTGGAGGACGGCTCCGCGCGCCTCGCCGCGTCGGGGGGCCAGGTGCCGCTGCCCGAGGGCACCACGTGGGAGATGCCGGCCGAGGCGCTGCAACGGCTGCGGGACCATACCACTCCGCTGCGCGCGCCCGACCCCGACCGCGAGGATCCGCTGTTGGCGGAGTTGCGGGCGCGGCTGGACGTCAACTGCGCGATCCTGATGCCGCTCACCGTGGGAGAACGGCTCGCCGGTGCGCTCACCGCCGGCCGTCAGCGCCTCCTGCCCTTCACCAACGACGAAGTGCACCTGCTGCGCCGCCTGGCCAGCCAGGCGTCGGTGGCGCTCCAGAACGCGCAGCTGCACCAGCGGTTGCAGGCGCTGTCGCTGACCGATCCGCTGACGGGGCTCCCCAACCGCCGGCACCTGCAGATCCACCTGCAGCGCGAGCTGGCGGCGGCGCGTCGGGGCCGGGCGCTGACGCTGGTCATCTTCGACCTGGACAACTTCAAGACGTTCAACGACACCCGCGGGCACGTGGCCGGAGACGAGGCGCTCCGCCAGGTGGGCCGCGTTCTCCTGCGCGAGGCGCGCGCCATGAACGTGGTGGCGCGCTACGGCGGCGACGAGTTCGTTTCCGTGCTCGCCGGCTCCGGCGCGCTCGAAGGTCTGCAGCACGCGAAGCGCATCGCGGAGGCCGTCGACCGCGATCCGTACCTCTCCCGCCACGGGATGTCGCTGAGCTACGGCATCAGCCAGTTCGACCGCGCCATGCGCACGATCGACGACATCATCCGCGCCGCCGACCAGAACCTGTATGCGTTCAAGAGCCAGCGGCGGCGATCGCGGGGAACGGAGGGACCGCGTGGCTGA
- the tatA gene encoding twin-arginine translocase TatA/TatE family subunit, protein MFGLGVWEIILIFGILILVFGARRIPEIGRGLGEGIRNFKGSVRGNGEEDRKLGDGRSKPE, encoded by the coding sequence TTGTTCGGTCTAGGCGTTTGGGAGATCATCCTGATCTTCGGGATCCTCATCCTCGTGTTCGGAGCCCGGCGCATCCCCGAGATCGGCCGGGGGCTCGGAGAAGGCATCCGCAACTTCAAGGGATCGGTGCGGGGGAATGGGGAAGAGGACCGCAAGCTGGGGGACGGCCGCTCCAAGCCGGAATGA